In a genomic window of Nostoc sp. UHCC 0870:
- a CDS encoding ABC transporter substrate-binding protein has translation MSNYNWTRRDFIKGIGATTAGITLSACAISGDRSAKGLTEEALAIKPLVKSDDLEKPDLIVGYVPVNDCAPFAIAWKKGLFRKYGLNVQLNREASWATSRDGLIFGRLDASPVVSGAVTNARIGAEGARHAPLCAAMTIHSHGNAMTMNKAMWDFGLRPWYEYQQQYGDGALAAFGKDFRGYFQKQPAENKVWAVVLSSSIYEYFVRYISAAAGVDPLKEFRVIIVSPPQMLTNVRIGAMQAYMVAEPWNTRAITGNENIGFTFAQGKEVWLGHPDRLLGVMESFIDKYPKTYRSLVKAMIEACQYCSKPENRQEVAELMTDRSFTGATPKKQNAPITKLTAPGIIGNYNYGGFDGKDRTINAADTTIFYDIPDNLPKEPGEHSTFLWRSRSIWLMTQAARWGQIKEFPKNADKLAAQGWRTDLYREIASEMGIECPKQDYKVESSEVFIDKKSFDPSDPIGYLNSFEIRTNAPTNFFMS, from the coding sequence ATGAGCAACTATAACTGGACAAGACGAGACTTTATTAAAGGCATAGGAGCAACCACAGCCGGAATCACCTTATCCGCCTGTGCTATATCAGGAGACAGATCAGCCAAAGGCTTGACAGAAGAAGCTTTAGCGATCAAACCACTAGTTAAATCTGATGACCTAGAAAAACCGGATCTAATTGTCGGATACGTTCCCGTTAATGATTGTGCGCCATTTGCGATCGCCTGGAAAAAAGGCTTATTTCGCAAGTATGGTTTAAACGTCCAACTCAACCGCGAAGCAAGCTGGGCTACCTCCCGCGACGGTTTAATCTTTGGTCGTCTAGATGCTTCACCTGTAGTCTCTGGTGCAGTCACCAACGCCCGCATAGGTGCAGAAGGCGCACGCCATGCCCCCCTATGTGCAGCCATGACCATTCACAGCCACGGTAACGCCATGACCATGAATAAGGCCATGTGGGATTTTGGCTTACGTCCCTGGTACGAGTATCAACAACAATATGGCGATGGGGCATTAGCAGCCTTCGGCAAAGATTTTCGTGGCTACTTTCAAAAACAACCAGCAGAAAACAAAGTCTGGGCAGTAGTTTTGAGTTCATCGATTTATGAATACTTCGTCCGCTATATCTCTGCGGCTGCTGGTGTCGATCCCCTAAAAGAGTTTCGTGTCATCATTGTTTCACCCCCGCAGATGCTAACAAACGTGCGAATTGGGGCAATGCAAGCCTACATGGTAGCAGAACCCTGGAACACCAGAGCCATTACAGGTAATGAAAATATCGGCTTCACCTTCGCCCAAGGCAAAGAAGTCTGGTTAGGACACCCAGATAGGTTACTAGGGGTGATGGAATCTTTCATTGACAAATATCCCAAAACCTATCGTTCTTTAGTCAAAGCCATGATAGAAGCCTGTCAGTATTGCAGCAAGCCTGAAAATCGTCAAGAAGTCGCCGAACTCATGACAGACCGTTCCTTTACAGGTGCAACACCAAAAAAACAGAATGCACCAATTACCAAATTGACCGCACCCGGAATTATCGGCAATTACAACTATGGTGGGTTTGATGGCAAAGACCGCACCATCAACGCCGCAGACACCACGATTTTCTATGATATTCCTGACAACCTACCCAAAGAACCAGGCGAACACTCAACATTCTTATGGAGATCCAGAAGTATCTGGTTAATGACTCAAGCCGCCCGTTGGGGACAGATCAAAGAATTTCCCAAAAATGCTGACAAACTAGCAGCACAAGGCTGGAGAACAGACTTATATCGAGAGATAGCCAGTGAAATGGGCATTGAATGTCCTAAACAAGACTATAAAGTTGAATCATCAGAAGTATTCATCGATAAAAAAAGCTTTGATCCTAGCGATCCAATTGGCTATTTAAATAGCTTTGAAATTAGAACTAACGCCCCCACAAATTTCTTCATGTCTTAA
- a CDS encoding sensor histidine kinase, with the protein MDFSQLLAENTHNIIEKWVLAVRNDQHIESADDLSYRAIKDHIPEVFQAMVKVLSPSQEGDIKSIVTASWQHGILRAEQGFDPSEIAREYRLLRTVIFDTVEGDLVQATPTEIIRYMRLIDAVIDEAIARCFHSYVKERLRELEHLQTSLTLHNEELTRLININQEKLSQLAHELKHPLTSIIGYSDLFLRQQQREIPRKDSYANVEHIERVLRNGRHLLRLINNVLELSRYEAGQLQLELASINIRELINNVCEMLEPLAAEKNLRILVDCESISSEVFTDGFQLQQVVTNLVSNAIRYTDSGSISILCQMLDHEKWAIAVSDTGIGIEPKDQIQIFEPYFRVSSKERPYLPESTGLGLAIVARLVKLLKGEISLVSQLGTGSTFTVILPLDLRKELR; encoded by the coding sequence ATGGATTTTAGTCAATTACTGGCTGAAAATACTCACAATATCATCGAAAAATGGGTTTTAGCAGTTAGGAATGATCAGCATATAGAAAGTGCTGATGATTTATCCTACAGAGCAATTAAAGATCATATTCCTGAAGTTTTTCAGGCGATGGTAAAAGTGCTGTCACCTTCTCAAGAGGGTGATATTAAATCAATAGTGACTGCTAGTTGGCAGCATGGTATACTACGCGCGGAACAAGGGTTTGATCCGTCCGAAATTGCCCGCGAATATCGTCTACTAAGAACAGTTATATTTGACACTGTAGAAGGCGATTTAGTACAGGCAACACCAACAGAAATTATTCGTTATATGCGGTTAATTGATGCGGTGATTGATGAAGCGATCGCTCGGTGTTTTCATAGTTATGTTAAAGAACGCTTGCGTGAATTAGAACATTTGCAAACTTCTCTTACTCTCCACAATGAAGAATTAACACGTTTAATTAATATTAATCAAGAAAAACTTTCACAACTAGCCCATGAACTCAAACACCCTTTAACATCTATTATCGGTTACTCAGATTTATTTTTACGGCAGCAACAAAGAGAGATTCCGAGAAAAGATAGCTACGCCAATGTAGAACATATTGAACGTGTACTACGCAATGGTAGACACTTACTGCGTTTAATTAATAATGTATTAGAACTTTCACGCTATGAAGCCGGTCAACTCCAATTGGAATTAGCATCTATTAATATACGGGAATTGATCAACAATGTCTGTGAGATGTTAGAGCCTTTAGCGGCGGAGAAGAATTTACGAATCCTGGTTGATTGTGAAAGTATATCTTCAGAAGTATTCACAGATGGCTTTCAATTACAACAAGTTGTCACAAATCTTGTTAGTAATGCGATTCGCTACACAGACTCAGGCAGTATAAGTATACTGTGTCAGATGCTGGATCATGAGAAGTGGGCGATCGCAGTTTCTGATACTGGTATTGGTATTGAGCCAAAAGACCAAATCCAGATATTTGAACCTTATTTTCGCGTTAGTTCTAAAGAACGTCCCTATCTTCCCGAAAGCACTGGCTTAGGTTTAGCAATAGTAGCGCGGTTAGTCAAACTATTAAAAGGTGAAATTAGCCTAGTCTCTCAACTAGGGACTGGTTCTACTTTCACCGTGATTTTACCTTTAGATTTGAGAAAAGAATTGAGGTAA
- the ntrB gene encoding nitrate ABC transporter permease, which produces MILQLNLAAIASVASRAVWKKTKPVILRDVFLLPIMGFLGIILLWWVVALMNHELMPTPPEAFVANLDYILHPFYQRGPGNLGIGWLLIASLRRVLIGFLLGAVVAIPLGFLIGMSRPAMLALNPIIQIFKPVSPLAWLPIALAIFNLAEPSAIFVIFITSLWPTIINTALGVASVPKDYLDVAKVLEIPHWRRIIKIIWPASLPYIFTGLRISLGIAWLVIVAVEMLTGGVGIGFFVWDEWSRLNLSSVFLAVFVIGLTGLILDFAVSKLQELATHRPITSK; this is translated from the coding sequence ATGATATTGCAATTAAATTTAGCAGCGATCGCATCTGTTGCGAGTCGAGCTGTTTGGAAAAAGACTAAACCTGTAATTTTGAGGGATGTATTCCTATTACCTATCATGGGTTTTTTAGGAATTATCTTGCTGTGGTGGGTTGTAGCACTCATGAACCACGAGTTAATGCCTACACCACCTGAAGCATTCGTGGCTAACTTAGACTACATACTTCATCCATTCTATCAAAGAGGCCCAGGTAATTTAGGGATTGGTTGGTTATTGATAGCCAGCCTAAGACGGGTACTGATAGGTTTTTTATTAGGTGCAGTAGTAGCTATACCTTTAGGCTTTTTGATTGGGATGTCTAGACCAGCCATGCTAGCACTTAATCCCATTATTCAAATTTTCAAACCAGTATCACCCTTAGCTTGGCTACCCATAGCTTTAGCTATCTTCAACTTAGCAGAGCCTTCAGCCATTTTCGTAATTTTCATCACCTCCCTATGGCCGACCATTATTAATACAGCCCTAGGAGTAGCCAGCGTTCCCAAAGATTATTTAGACGTTGCAAAAGTCCTAGAAATCCCTCATTGGCGGCGAATTATCAAAATTATTTGGCCTGCTAGTTTACCCTACATTTTTACAGGCTTACGAATCAGCTTAGGAATTGCGTGGCTTGTCATAGTTGCAGTAGAAATGCTCACCGGCGGAGTAGGTATAGGCTTCTTTGTCTGGGATGAATGGAGTCGTTTAAACCTCAGTTCAGTCTTCCTAGCCGTTTTCGTCATTGGCTTAACTGGACTCATCCTAGATTTCGCCGTCAGCAAATTGCAAGAACTAGCCACCCATCGCCCCATAACTTCTAAATAA
- the recF gene encoding DNA replication/repair protein RecF (All proteins in this family for which functions are known are DNA-binding proteins that assist the filamentation of RecA onto DNA for the initiation of recombination or recombinational repair.), with protein MYLKTLQLRHFRNYQDQEVEFTAAKTILVGNNAQGKSNLLEAVELLATLRSHRMGRDRDFVQEGEPVAKINATVERQNGVSDLSLTFRRNGRRSVALNGETLRRQMDFLGVLNAVQFSSLDLELVRGSPEVRRNWLDTLLIQLEPVYAHILQQYNHVLRQRNALLKKLQDSAPSTHNSELALWDAQLAITGTRVIRRRDRALQRLAPLAAAWHSSISGSTEVLQITYAPNVPLIQTHPEEVQQAFLTKIQQRAVAELHRNTTLVGPHRDEVELTINQTPARQYGSQGQQRTLVLALKLAELQLIEEVIKEPPLLLLDDVLAELDPSRQNQLLDAIQDRFQTLITTTHLSSFDSQWLNSSQVMCVQAGKILSTNVIS; from the coding sequence ATGTACCTAAAAACTCTACAACTCCGGCATTTTCGCAACTACCAAGACCAAGAAGTAGAATTTACTGCTGCTAAAACAATTTTGGTAGGTAATAACGCCCAGGGAAAGTCTAATTTGTTAGAAGCAGTGGAGTTATTGGCAACATTGCGATCGCATCGGATGGGACGCGATCGCGATTTTGTCCAAGAAGGTGAACCAGTAGCTAAAATTAATGCCACCGTCGAACGTCAAAATGGCGTGAGTGACCTAAGTTTAACTTTCCGTCGCAACGGTCGCCGGAGTGTGGCGTTAAATGGGGAGACGTTGCGGCGACAAATGGACTTTCTGGGCGTACTCAATGCCGTCCAGTTTTCTAGCTTGGATTTAGAATTAGTCCGTGGTAGTCCTGAAGTCCGGCGCAACTGGTTAGATACGCTCCTAATTCAGTTAGAACCGGTTTATGCTCACATTTTGCAGCAATATAACCATGTGTTGCGCCAACGTAACGCCCTATTAAAAAAGTTACAAGACTCAGCACCCAGCACTCACAACTCAGAACTCGCCCTTTGGGATGCACAATTAGCCATCACAGGGACAAGGGTAATTAGAAGACGCGATCGCGCTCTACAAAGACTTGCTCCCCTGGCGGCTGCTTGGCACTCTAGCATTAGTGGTAGTACAGAAGTTTTACAAATTACATACGCCCCTAATGTCCCCCTAATCCAAACCCATCCCGAAGAAGTACAGCAAGCTTTTTTAACCAAAATACAACAACGCGCCGTTGCTGAACTACACCGAAATACTACCCTGGTAGGCCCTCATCGTGATGAAGTAGAATTAACAATCAATCAAACTCCGGCTCGTCAATACGGTTCTCAGGGTCAGCAGCGCACACTTGTACTAGCATTAAAACTAGCAGAATTGCAACTTATTGAAGAAGTTATCAAAGAACCACCATTACTTTTACTTGATGATGTTCTAGCTGAACTAGATCCTTCTCGCCAAAATCAATTGCTTGATGCGATTCAAGACCGCTTTCAAACCTTAATCACTACCACTCATTTGAGTTCTTTTGACTCTCAGTGGTTAAATTCTTCTCAAGTTATGTGTGTACAAGCAGGAAAAATATTATCAACAAATGTGATCTCATAA
- a CDS encoding transglutaminase domain-containing protein has product MSFAPTSLTASQMFGQRTIRPLTAATLCGIAFLQDRLIAIDTIKGHLLEIDPNTDNSRILNPHQTEEFSEVTGLAVWEDTLWVTRGNGVYVSKLPSLALEHFATLPYTADGVAVWDSTVYISCQKLGYILIYDRDSRKEITRFYTPGVGVENLTVNRETLWICDRTEQTVYSMDRATGEVRFSVLTPFDSPTGIAVHLDTQTGKESIFVAYASEEPYIRDNPNADPNHELTYRDRTFIHPLYYHYDPEKKYALSNGYLIEMSYVEEIAPLEEVHIPDVEWRIALPSETERQKVKHIEPIGIPFTEEIIDGQRVALFKFDSLAPGERHIFGWKAQVEVRGIKYRITPKDVENIPEVSPELQTRYLVDNDDLAMDTPIVRRSARDAIGSETNLLRKMYSIRNYVYDELSYGIKPYIDTPDIVLERGVGSCGEYVGVLLALCRLNGIPCRTVGRYKCPPHSEHQGVPLQPDFNHVWLEFYIPGMGWLPMESNPDDLGNNGPYPTRFFMGLCWYHIEIGKGISFETLSSQGKRLTKDDIPLGDLAINHIRFTILQELPPL; this is encoded by the coding sequence ATGAGTTTTGCACCCACTAGTTTGACAGCTAGCCAAATGTTTGGGCAAAGAACAATTCGACCATTGACTGCTGCCACATTATGTGGTATTGCGTTTCTCCAAGATAGACTGATTGCGATTGACACGATTAAAGGGCATTTATTAGAAATTGACCCTAATACCGATAACAGTAGAATTCTCAATCCTCACCAAACCGAAGAATTTAGTGAGGTGACAGGTTTAGCTGTCTGGGAAGATACTCTGTGGGTAACTCGTGGTAACGGTGTTTATGTATCCAAACTTCCGTCTTTGGCTTTAGAGCATTTTGCTACATTGCCCTATACTGCCGATGGTGTCGCTGTTTGGGATTCCACAGTCTATATTAGTTGCCAAAAACTCGGCTATATCTTGATTTATGACCGTGATAGTCGCAAAGAAATTACTAGATTCTATACTCCTGGGGTTGGGGTAGAGAATTTAACAGTCAATAGAGAAACCCTGTGGATTTGCGATCGCACTGAACAAACAGTTTACTCTATGGATCGGGCAACTGGGGAAGTTAGATTTAGCGTCTTAACCCCATTTGATTCGCCTACAGGCATAGCAGTACATCTAGACACTCAAACGGGCAAGGAAAGCATTTTTGTCGCCTATGCTTCGGAAGAGCCTTACATTCGGGATAATCCTAATGCTGATCCTAATCATGAATTAACATACCGCGATCGCACTTTTATTCACCCCCTGTATTATCATTACGACCCAGAGAAAAAATACGCTCTCTCTAATGGCTATCTAATTGAAATGTCCTATGTTGAGGAAATAGCCCCTTTAGAAGAGGTGCATATACCTGATGTGGAATGGCGTATTGCCCTCCCCTCAGAAACCGAACGCCAAAAGGTCAAGCATATCGAACCCATTGGTATCCCCTTCACAGAAGAGATTATTGATGGACAACGGGTAGCTTTATTCAAATTTGATTCCCTCGCTCCTGGGGAACGTCACATATTTGGTTGGAAAGCACAAGTAGAAGTGCGGGGAATTAAGTATCGCATCACACCTAAAGATGTGGAAAATATTCCCGAAGTATCACCAGAACTGCAAACTCGCTATCTGGTGGATAATGATGATTTAGCAATGGATACTCCCATTGTCCGACGTTCTGCCCGTGATGCTATTGGTTCAGAAACAAATCTGCTGCGGAAAATGTACAGCATCCGCAACTACGTTTATGATGAATTATCCTATGGCATCAAACCCTACATTGATACACCAGATATTGTTTTAGAAAGGGGTGTAGGTTCTTGTGGCGAGTATGTGGGTGTGTTGCTGGCACTGTGTCGTTTGAATGGCATTCCTTGCCGCACCGTTGGTAGGTATAAATGCCCTCCCCATAGCGAACACCAAGGAGTTCCCCTACAACCAGATTTTAATCATGTGTGGTTAGAGTTCTACATACCGGGTATGGGCTGGTTACCAATGGAATCTAATCCCGATGATTTGGGTAATAACGGCCCTTATCCCACTCGCTTTTTCATGGGCTTATGCTGGTATCATATTGAAATTGGCAAAGGCATCTCTTTTGAGACGTTAAGCAGCCAAGGTAAGAGGTTAACCAAAGATGATATCCCTCTAGGTGACTTAGCGATTAATCATATTCGCTTTACAATTCTTCAAGAATTACCACCTTTATAA
- a CDS encoding cation-translocating P-type ATPase, whose product MSANSLPVRPASPSGEGVAIWHSLEVDKALELLDSHPDSGLTTEEIEQRLQKYGPNELEEHGGRNAWEILLDQFKNIMLLMLIAVAFISGFLDFIAWQTDQLKPGEVPFKDTIAILAIVILNGILGYVQESRAEKALAALKKMASPLVRVIRNGKLLDVAAKDVVPGDVMLVEAGVQISADGRLIEQANLQVRESALTGEAEAVNKQATIQLPEETSLGDRINLVFQGTEVVQGRGKVLVTNTGMTTELGKIAVMLQSVESEPTPLQQRMTQLGNVLVTGSLVLVAIVVIGGIIQARGFSNLQDLLEVSLSMAVAVVPEGLPAVITVTLALGTQRMIRHHALIRKLPAVETLGSVTTICSDKTGTLTQNKMVVQSIYTNLTNFRVTGEGYTPVGDFYLDGEADYAVVPDEYPEIPALLVACAVCNDSVLQKEQGEWAILGDPTEGALVTLAGKVGIEKDQWHSKLPRVREFPFTSERKRMSVITQVENVDTGEQSFTDVDPKLAGLINGEPYIMFTKGSPELILARCSEIYVSTNSAAISEEQRSQILAQNDQMASKGLRVLGFAYKPLGEVPPEGTDETSEQNLVWLGLVGMLDAPRPEVRAAVQECREAGIRPVMITGDHQLTARAIATDLGIAQEGDRVLTGQELQRMSDQELEEQVDLVSIYARVAPEHKLRIVQALQRRGRFVAMTGDGVNDAPALKQADIGIAMGITGTDVSKEASDMVLLDDNFATIVAATKEGRVVYTNIRRFIKYILGSNIGEVLTIASAPLLGLGGVPLTPLQILWMNLVTDGLPALALAVEPAEPDVMKRPPFSPRESIFSRGLGSYMIRIGIVFAIITIILMQWAYHHAQAYTEGGLDPERWKTMVFTTLCLAQMGHAIAIRSNNRLTIEINPFSNLFVLGAVIVTTILQLMLVYVPPLRAFFGTQWLPPTELAICFGFSALMFVWIEMEKLFFRFMGKKTV is encoded by the coding sequence ATGTCTGCTAATTCTCTGCCTGTTCGCCCAGCATCTCCGTCAGGAGAAGGTGTTGCCATTTGGCATAGTTTGGAAGTTGATAAAGCACTAGAACTGCTTGATAGTCATCCAGACAGTGGCTTAACAACCGAAGAAATTGAACAGAGGTTGCAAAAATATGGCCCCAATGAACTAGAAGAACATGGAGGCCGCAACGCCTGGGAAATTTTGCTCGATCAGTTCAAGAATATTATGTTGTTGATGCTGATTGCGGTGGCTTTCATTTCTGGGTTTCTAGATTTTATAGCTTGGCAAACTGATCAGCTCAAGCCTGGAGAAGTGCCATTTAAAGATACGATCGCTATTTTAGCGATTGTGATTCTTAATGGTATTTTGGGATACGTCCAAGAAAGCCGTGCGGAAAAAGCCCTCGCAGCACTGAAAAAAATGGCTTCTCCCTTAGTGCGAGTTATCCGCAATGGCAAACTGCTGGATGTTGCAGCCAAGGATGTAGTCCCAGGGGATGTGATGCTGGTTGAAGCTGGGGTGCAGATATCCGCCGATGGACGCTTAATTGAACAAGCAAATTTACAGGTGCGAGAGTCTGCACTGACTGGCGAAGCCGAAGCTGTTAATAAACAAGCCACGATACAACTACCAGAAGAAACATCTTTAGGCGATCGCATTAATCTAGTTTTTCAAGGTACGGAAGTTGTCCAAGGGCGCGGGAAGGTGCTAGTAACTAATACTGGCATGACTACCGAACTGGGTAAAATTGCTGTGATGTTGCAGTCGGTGGAGAGTGAACCGACCCCCTTACAGCAACGGATGACCCAGCTAGGTAATGTGCTGGTGACGGGTTCTTTAGTGCTGGTAGCGATCGTTGTGATCGGCGGTATTATTCAAGCTAGAGGCTTCAGCAATTTACAAGACTTGTTGGAAGTTTCTTTGAGTATGGCGGTGGCTGTTGTGCCGGAAGGTCTACCAGCTGTGATTACCGTGACATTGGCACTAGGAACTCAGCGCATGATCCGCCACCATGCCTTAATTCGCAAATTGCCGGCGGTGGAAACTTTGGGTTCTGTCACCACTATTTGTTCTGATAAAACCGGGACACTGACTCAGAATAAAATGGTGGTGCAATCAATTTACACCAATCTCACTAACTTTCGGGTGACAGGAGAAGGTTATACTCCTGTGGGTGATTTTTACTTAGATGGTGAAGCAGATTATGCCGTTGTTCCCGATGAATATCCTGAAATCCCAGCTTTACTAGTTGCTTGTGCTGTTTGTAATGACTCGGTGCTGCAAAAAGAACAAGGGGAATGGGCGATTTTAGGCGACCCCACAGAGGGAGCTTTAGTCACCTTGGCGGGGAAAGTGGGGATTGAAAAAGACCAATGGCATAGTAAATTACCCCGTGTGCGCGAATTTCCTTTTACCTCAGAACGCAAGCGCATGAGTGTAATTACTCAGGTGGAGAACGTAGACACAGGGGAACAGTCTTTTACAGATGTTGATCCAAAACTTGCCGGGTTGATCAATGGTGAACCTTACATCATGTTTACCAAAGGTTCACCAGAATTAATCTTGGCGCGTTGCAGTGAGATTTATGTAAGTACCAACTCAGCAGCCATTAGCGAAGAGCAACGTAGTCAAATTTTGGCTCAAAATGACCAAATGGCAAGTAAAGGTCTCAGGGTGTTAGGTTTTGCCTACAAACCCTTGGGAGAAGTGCCGCCAGAAGGTACTGATGAAACCTCAGAGCAGAACTTGGTGTGGTTGGGCTTAGTGGGAATGCTAGATGCACCCCGTCCAGAGGTGAGAGCCGCAGTCCAAGAGTGCCGGGAAGCTGGGATTCGTCCAGTGATGATTACTGGCGACCATCAACTAACTGCACGCGCGATCGCCACGGATTTAGGTATTGCTCAAGAAGGTGACAGAGTTCTCACTGGTCAAGAATTGCAACGCATGAGCGACCAGGAACTAGAAGAACAAGTTGACCTAGTAAGCATTTATGCACGGGTAGCCCCAGAACATAAACTGCGGATTGTGCAAGCACTGCAACGCCGGGGCAGATTTGTCGCCATGACAGGGGATGGTGTGAACGATGCCCCCGCTTTAAAACAAGCTGATATCGGGATTGCGATGGGTATCACTGGTACTGATGTCAGTAAAGAAGCCAGTGATATGGTGCTACTGGATGATAACTTTGCTACCATCGTTGCCGCCACTAAGGAAGGTAGGGTGGTTTACACCAACATCCGCCGTTTTATTAAATACATCCTCGGCAGTAACATTGGGGAAGTTCTCACTATTGCCTCTGCCCCGCTTTTAGGGTTGGGTGGTGTTCCATTGACACCGTTACAAATTTTGTGGATGAACTTGGTGACAGACGGTTTACCTGCTTTAGCCTTAGCAGTAGAACCAGCAGAACCAGATGTAATGAAACGTCCCCCCTTCAGTCCCCGTGAAAGTATTTTTTCTAGGGGTTTGGGTTCGTATATGATTCGGATTGGGATTGTTTTCGCCATCATCACAATTATTTTGATGCAGTGGGCATACCATCATGCTCAAGCCTACACAGAGGGAGGACTTGATCCTGAGCGTTGGAAAACAATGGTATTCACTACTTTATGTTTAGCTCAGATGGGTCATGCTATAGCCATTCGCTCAAATAATCGCCTAACCATAGAGATAAATCCCTTCTCTAATCTATTTGTATTAGGGGCAGTAATTGTCACCACGATTTTGCAACTAATGCTGGTTTATGTTCCACCCCTGCGAGCATTCTTTGGCACTCAATGGCTACCACCTACAGAGTTGGCAATTTGTTTTGGTTTCAGTGCTTTAATGTTTGTCTGGATTGAAATGGAGAAACTCTTCTTCCGCTTTATGGGCAAAAAGACTGTGTAG